The DNA sequence CGGCATGGTTGCCATTCGGGATAAAGAGGTTGGCTCTACTGATGTGGAGCGCGTACTGGAGACAGCAAAGGCCATCAATATTCCAACGGACCAGCAAATTCTGCACATCTTAATTCAGGAATTCATCATCGATGGGCAAGAAGATGTACGTGAGCCAATTGGTATGAGTGGGCTTCGTTTGGAAGTGAAGGTTCATATTGTTACCGGCGCTGTGAGTGCGGCCCAAAATATTGTGAAATGTGTTCGACGCTGTGGTTTAGAAGTGAACGATCTTATTTTGCAACCCCTCGCATCGAGCCTTGCAGTCCTTACGGATGATGAGAAAGAGCTTGGTGTGGTGTTGGTCGATATTGGTGGCGGCACAACGGACATTGCAATCTACAGTCAGGGATCGATTCGCCATACCGCGGTAATTCCGATTGCCGGCGATCAAATTACGAACGACATTGCGATGGCATTGCGCACCCCAACGGTGGAAGCAGAAGACCTCAAAATTCATTATGGAATTGCCCGCCAAGATATGGCTGATTCCGCTGCCATGATTGATGTGCCTGGCGTAGGTGATCGTGAGCCACGTCCCATTTCAAAGCAGGCTCTCGCCGCCGTGATTGAGCCGCGCGTCGAAGAACTATTTA is a window from the Polynucleobacter difficilis genome containing:
- the ftsA gene encoding cell division protein FtsA is translated as MSKDNRDLLVGLDIGTSKVVALVAELEVDGQFNVVGVGQTASKGLKKGVVVNIEATVQSIQKALEEAEVMADRRIVQVFTGIAGNHIFSFNSSGMVAIRDKEVGSTDVERVLETAKAINIPTDQQILHILIQEFIIDGQEDVREPIGMSGLRLEVKVHIVTGAVSAAQNIVKCVRRCGLEVNDLILQPLASSLAVLTDDEKELGVVLVDIGGGTTDIAIYSQGSIRHTAVIPIAGDQITNDIAMALRTPTVEAEDLKIHYGIARQDMADSAAMIDVPGVGDREPRPISKQALAAVIEPRVEELFTLVLGVVRDSGYEGMVSSGIVLTGGTSLMPGMVELAEQVFLRPARIGTPEYRGHLHEVLRSPRFSTGIGLLMEGQAQLMRGRRVSQSGSFQSVFSRMKEWFAGNF